From Symphalangus syndactylus isolate Jambi chromosome 17, NHGRI_mSymSyn1-v2.1_pri, whole genome shotgun sequence, one genomic window encodes:
- the ANKUB1 gene encoding protein ANKUB1 isoform X3, giving the protein MYAGAALKDSWSLADVGISFCSTLKCFVKEEDKPTLYVFNAVTQDTMPVMESISLLDKTVSDLRTLVTLRCGLPVSVYCLRTPRGLEMYDCNTLKDYQTDIGTTLRLDVWDGWKEFLMSCLLGQKLKVQRYLSKEGPVLKYQKRVALYIAAFCGYIELTEWALKQGVQPHEAVGVHPYRAWCHEALHADVSKCPIHAAAEAGQLLILKAFVNCSVLCLECKNAAGQTPLTIVFKHKHKDCVLYLLSKMWSTVSFPKISVPMRIYIRIKQWILRAQSHSLHKSQFSGARVFGAKVGDIVMVDGFTKPKMTSKSWQKYGNGDSQSIVLKLPSLSKQTASSKPVNPLPISQPDTREQAFKFHPLVNASTFSELQKHQQQNQKKITATARKKEKLIKNTYLPQVPLPPVSRVGYSHPSFFYATPSADFLLKSSFSSFSEHSGKTPRENAIYCLAVASAFKEKRWLQQLEIARVLAKKSISNLTTRGRLTACENSLEIVL; this is encoded by the exons GAAGAAGACAAGCCTACTCTATACGTGTTCAATGCTGTAACTCAAGACACAATGCCAGTAATGGAGAGCATTTCCCTTCTTGATAAAACAGTGTCTGATCTGAGAACACTGGTAACTCTCAGATGTGGCCTCCCTGTGAGTGTCTACTGTCTCCGAACCCCAAGGGGCCTGGAGATGTATGATTGCAACACCCTCAAGGACTACCAGACTGATATTG GCACAACACTTCGCTTGGACGTCTGGGATGGATGGAAGGAATTTCTGATGAGTTGTCTCCTTGGACAAAAACTTAAAGTCCAACGCTACTTATCAAAAGAAGGACCAGTACTCAA GTATCAGAAAAGGGTAGCCCTGTACATTGCTGCTTTTTGTGGGTACATTGAACTCACTGAATGGGCCCTGAAGCAGGGTGTGCAGCCCCACGAGGCGGTCGGTGTCCACCCCTATCGAGCATGGTGCCATGAAGCCCTTCATGCAGATGTCTCTAAATGCCCCATTCATGCAGCCGCAGAAGCAGGCCAACTGTTGATTCTGAAGGCCTTTGTCAACTGCAGTGTGCTGTGCCTGGAATGCAAAAATGCAGCAGGACAAACTCCCCTGACCATTGTGTTCAAACACAAGCATAAAGACTGTGTATTATATTTGCTCAGTAAAATGTGGTCCACAGtttcttttccaaaaatttcAGTCCCAATGAGGATTTATATTAGAATAAAACAATGGATCCTCAGAGCTCAGAGTCACAGTCTTCATAAAAGCCAGTTTTCTGGAGCAAGGGTCTTTGGGGCAAAAGTTGGAGACATTGTGATGGTGGATGGTTTCACCAAACCAAAAATGACCTCCAAGAGCTGGCAGAAGTATGGGAACGGCGACTCACAAAGCATCGTGCTCAAGCTACCATCTCTCAGCAAACAAACTGCAAGCAGCAAACCTGTCAATCCTTTGCCAATTTCACAGCCGGACACAAGAGAACAAGCCTTCAAATTTCATCCACTGGTGAATGCAAGTACATTCTCTGAATTGcaaaaacatcaacaacaaaatcagaaaaaaattactgccacagctaggaaaaaagaaaagctcataAAAAACACATATCTTCCCCAAGTCCCCCTCCCTCCAGTTTCAAGAGTGGGATATTCACATCCATCGTTTTTCTATGCAACACCCAGTGCTGACTTTTTACTGAAGTCCTCCTTCTCATCTTTCTCAGAGCACAGTGGGAAGACTCCAAGGGAGAACGCAATCTACTGCTTAGCTGTGGCAAG TGCCTTTAAAGAGAAACGATGGCTTCAGCAGTTAGAAATAGCAAGAGTCCTGGCCAAAAAGAGCATTTCTAACTTGACTACCCGAGGACGTCTGACAGCATGTGAAAACTCTCTAGAAATTGTGCTTTGA
- the ANKUB1 gene encoding protein ANKUB1 isoform X5, with protein MWPPCTTLRLDVWDGWKEFLMSCLLGQKLKVQRYLSKEGPVLKYQKRVALYIAAFCGYIELTEWALKQGVQPHEAVGVHPYRAWCHEALHADVSKCPIHAAAEAGQLLILKAFVNCSVLCLECKNAAGQTPLTIVFKHKHKDCVLYLLSKMWSTVSFPKISVPMRIYIRIKQWILRAQSHSLHKSQFSGARVFGAKVGDIVMVDGFTKPKMTSKSWQKYGNGDSQSIVLKLPSLSKQTASSKPVNPLPISQPDTREQAFKFHPLVNASTFSELQKHQQQNQKKITATARKKEKLIKNTYLPQVPLPPVSRVGYSHPSFFYATPSADFLLKSSFSSFSEHSGKTPRENAIYCLAVASAFKEKRWLQQLEIARVLAKKSISNLTTRGRLTACENSLEIVL; from the exons ATGTGGCCTCCCT GCACAACACTTCGCTTGGACGTCTGGGATGGATGGAAGGAATTTCTGATGAGTTGTCTCCTTGGACAAAAACTTAAAGTCCAACGCTACTTATCAAAAGAAGGACCAGTACTCAA GTATCAGAAAAGGGTAGCCCTGTACATTGCTGCTTTTTGTGGGTACATTGAACTCACTGAATGGGCCCTGAAGCAGGGTGTGCAGCCCCACGAGGCGGTCGGTGTCCACCCCTATCGAGCATGGTGCCATGAAGCCCTTCATGCAGATGTCTCTAAATGCCCCATTCATGCAGCCGCAGAAGCAGGCCAACTGTTGATTCTGAAGGCCTTTGTCAACTGCAGTGTGCTGTGCCTGGAATGCAAAAATGCAGCAGGACAAACTCCCCTGACCATTGTGTTCAAACACAAGCATAAAGACTGTGTATTATATTTGCTCAGTAAAATGTGGTCCACAGtttcttttccaaaaatttcAGTCCCAATGAGGATTTATATTAGAATAAAACAATGGATCCTCAGAGCTCAGAGTCACAGTCTTCATAAAAGCCAGTTTTCTGGAGCAAGGGTCTTTGGGGCAAAAGTTGGAGACATTGTGATGGTGGATGGTTTCACCAAACCAAAAATGACCTCCAAGAGCTGGCAGAAGTATGGGAACGGCGACTCACAAAGCATCGTGCTCAAGCTACCATCTCTCAGCAAACAAACTGCAAGCAGCAAACCTGTCAATCCTTTGCCAATTTCACAGCCGGACACAAGAGAACAAGCCTTCAAATTTCATCCACTGGTGAATGCAAGTACATTCTCTGAATTGcaaaaacatcaacaacaaaatcagaaaaaaattactgccacagctaggaaaaaagaaaagctcataAAAAACACATATCTTCCCCAAGTCCCCCTCCCTCCAGTTTCAAGAGTGGGATATTCACATCCATCGTTTTTCTATGCAACACCCAGTGCTGACTTTTTACTGAAGTCCTCCTTCTCATCTTTCTCAGAGCACAGTGGGAAGACTCCAAGGGAGAACGCAATCTACTGCTTAGCTGTGGCAAG TGCCTTTAAAGAGAAACGATGGCTTCAGCAGTTAGAAATAGCAAGAGTCCTGGCCAAAAAGAGCATTTCTAACTTGACTACCCGAGGACGTCTGACAGCATGTGAAAACTCTCTAGAAATTGTGCTTTGA
- the ANKUB1 gene encoding protein ANKUB1 isoform X4, producing MPVMESISLLDKTVSDLRTLVTLRCGLPVSVYCLRTPRGLEMYDCNTLKDYQTDIGTTLRLDVWDGWKEFLMSCLLGQKLKVQRYLSKEGPVLKYQKRVALYIAAFCGYIELTEWALKQGVQPHEAVGVHPYRAWCHEALHADVSKCPIHAAAEAGQLLILKAFVNCSVLCLECKNAAGQTPLTIVFKHKHKDCVLYLLSKMWSTVSFPKISVPMRIYIRIKQWILRAQSHSLHKSQFSGARVFGAKVGDIVMVDGFTKPKMTSKSWQKYGNGDSQSIVLKLPSLSKQTASSKPVNPLPISQPDTREQAFKFHPLVNASTFSELQKHQQQNQKKITATARKKEKLIKNTYLPQVPLPPVSRVGYSHPSFFYATPSADFLLKSSFSSFSEHSGKTPRENAIYCLAVASAFKEKRWLQQLEIARVLAKKSISNLTTRGRLTACENSLEIVL from the exons ATGCCAGTAATGGAGAGCATTTCCCTTCTTGATAAAACAGTGTCTGATCTGAGAACACTGGTAACTCTCAGATGTGGCCTCCCTGTGAGTGTCTACTGTCTCCGAACCCCAAGGGGCCTGGAGATGTATGATTGCAACACCCTCAAGGACTACCAGACTGATATTG GCACAACACTTCGCTTGGACGTCTGGGATGGATGGAAGGAATTTCTGATGAGTTGTCTCCTTGGACAAAAACTTAAAGTCCAACGCTACTTATCAAAAGAAGGACCAGTACTCAA GTATCAGAAAAGGGTAGCCCTGTACATTGCTGCTTTTTGTGGGTACATTGAACTCACTGAATGGGCCCTGAAGCAGGGTGTGCAGCCCCACGAGGCGGTCGGTGTCCACCCCTATCGAGCATGGTGCCATGAAGCCCTTCATGCAGATGTCTCTAAATGCCCCATTCATGCAGCCGCAGAAGCAGGCCAACTGTTGATTCTGAAGGCCTTTGTCAACTGCAGTGTGCTGTGCCTGGAATGCAAAAATGCAGCAGGACAAACTCCCCTGACCATTGTGTTCAAACACAAGCATAAAGACTGTGTATTATATTTGCTCAGTAAAATGTGGTCCACAGtttcttttccaaaaatttcAGTCCCAATGAGGATTTATATTAGAATAAAACAATGGATCCTCAGAGCTCAGAGTCACAGTCTTCATAAAAGCCAGTTTTCTGGAGCAAGGGTCTTTGGGGCAAAAGTTGGAGACATTGTGATGGTGGATGGTTTCACCAAACCAAAAATGACCTCCAAGAGCTGGCAGAAGTATGGGAACGGCGACTCACAAAGCATCGTGCTCAAGCTACCATCTCTCAGCAAACAAACTGCAAGCAGCAAACCTGTCAATCCTTTGCCAATTTCACAGCCGGACACAAGAGAACAAGCCTTCAAATTTCATCCACTGGTGAATGCAAGTACATTCTCTGAATTGcaaaaacatcaacaacaaaatcagaaaaaaattactgccacagctaggaaaaaagaaaagctcataAAAAACACATATCTTCCCCAAGTCCCCCTCCCTCCAGTTTCAAGAGTGGGATATTCACATCCATCGTTTTTCTATGCAACACCCAGTGCTGACTTTTTACTGAAGTCCTCCTTCTCATCTTTCTCAGAGCACAGTGGGAAGACTCCAAGGGAGAACGCAATCTACTGCTTAGCTGTGGCAAG TGCCTTTAAAGAGAAACGATGGCTTCAGCAGTTAGAAATAGCAAGAGTCCTGGCCAAAAAGAGCATTTCTAACTTGACTACCCGAGGACGTCTGACAGCATGTGAAAACTCTCTAGAAATTGTGCTTTGA